A DNA window from Mus pahari chromosome 13, PAHARI_EIJ_v1.1, whole genome shotgun sequence contains the following coding sequences:
- the Cops4 gene encoding COP9 signalosome complex subunit 4 isoform X2 codes for MVNENVSLVISRQLLTDFCTHLPNLPDSTAKGVYHFTLEKVQPRVISFEEQVASIRQHLASIYEKEEDWRNAAQVLVGIPLETGQKQYNVDYKLETYLKIARLYLEDDDPVQAEAYINRASLLQNESTNEQLQIHYKVCYARVLDYRRKFIEAAQRYNELSYKTIVHESERLEALKHALHCTILASAGQQRSRMLATLFKDERCQQLAAYGILEKMYLDRIIRGNQLQEFAAMLMPHQKATTADGSSILDRAVIEHNLLSASKLYNNITFEELGALLEIPAAKAEKIASQMITEGRMNGFIDQIDGIVHFETREALPTWDKQIQSLCFQVNNLLEKISQTAPEWTAQAMEAQMAQ; via the exons TGGTGAATGAGAACGTCAGCCTTGTGATCTCACGGCAGCTGCTGACAGATTTCTGCACACACCTCCCTAACCTGCCAGACAGCACAGCCAAGGGGGTCTACCACTTCACCTTGGAGAAGGTCCAGCCTCGGGTCATTTCCTTTGAAGAGCAG GTTGCTTCCATAAGACAGCATCTGGCATCTATttatgagaaggaagaagactgGAGAAATGCAGCCCAAGTGTTGGTGGGGATTCCTCTGGAAACAGGACAAAA ACAGTACAACGTAGATTATAAGCTGGAGACTTACCTGAAGATCGCAAGGCTATACCTGGAGGATGATGATCCCGTCCAGGCCGAGGCTTACATAAACCGAGCGTCCTTACTTCAGAATGAATCCACAAATGAACAGTTACAGATACACTATAAG GTTTGCTATGCACGTGTCCTTGATTACAGAAGGAAATTCATTGAGGCTGCCCAGAGGTACAATGAGCTCTCTTACAAGACAATAGTCCACGAAAGTGAGAGACTAGAGGCCTTAAAGCATGCACTGCACTGCACCATCTTAGCATCAGCAG GACAGCAGCGCTCTCGGATGCTGGCTACTCTTTTTAAGGATGAAAGGTGCCAGCAACTAGCTGCATATGGGATCCTAGAGAAGATGTACCTAGACAGAATCATCAGAGGGAACCAGCTTCAAGAATTTGCTGCAATGCTGATGCCACACCAAAAAGCAACGACAGCTGATG gTTCCAGCATCTTGGACAGAGCGGTTATTGAGCATAATTTGTTGTCAGCAAGCAAATTATATAACAACATCACCTTTGAAGAACTTGGAGCTCTTTTAGAGATCCCTGCAGCTAag gcaGAAAAGATAGCATCTCAGATGATAACGGAAGGACGCATGAATGGGTTTATTGACCAGATCGATGGAATAGTTCATTTTGAAA CACGAGAAGCCCTGCCAACATGGGACAAGCAGATCCAGTCACTTTGTTTCCAAGTAAATAACCTTCTGGAGAAAATTAGTCAGACAGCCCCAGAGTGGACAGCACAAGCCATGGAAGCGCAGATGGCCCAGTGA
- the Cops4 gene encoding COP9 signalosome complex subunit 4 isoform X3, producing MAAAVRQDLAQLMNSSGSHKDLAGKYRQILEKAIQLSGTEQLEALKAFVEAMVNENVSLVISRQLLTDFCTHLPNLPDSTAKGVYHFTLEKVQPRVISFEEQVASIRQHLASIYEKEEDWRNAAQVLVGIPLETGQKQYNVDYKLETYLKIARLYLEDDDPVQAEAYINRASLLQNESTNEQLQIHYKVCYARVLDYRRKFIEAAQRYNELSYKTIVHESERLEALKHALHCTILASAGQQRSRMLATLFKDERCQQLAAYGILEKMYLDRIIRGNQLQEFAAMLMPHQKATTADGSSILDRAVIEHNLLSASKLYNNITFEELGALLEIPAAKHEKPCQHGTSRSSHFVSK from the exons ATATCGTCAGATTCTGGAAAAAGCCATTCAGTTATCTGggacagaacaactagaagcaTTGAAAGCTTTTGTGGAAGCGA TGGTGAATGAGAACGTCAGCCTTGTGATCTCACGGCAGCTGCTGACAGATTTCTGCACACACCTCCCTAACCTGCCAGACAGCACAGCCAAGGGGGTCTACCACTTCACCTTGGAGAAGGTCCAGCCTCGGGTCATTTCCTTTGAAGAGCAG GTTGCTTCCATAAGACAGCATCTGGCATCTATttatgagaaggaagaagactgGAGAAATGCAGCCCAAGTGTTGGTGGGGATTCCTCTGGAAACAGGACAAAA ACAGTACAACGTAGATTATAAGCTGGAGACTTACCTGAAGATCGCAAGGCTATACCTGGAGGATGATGATCCCGTCCAGGCCGAGGCTTACATAAACCGAGCGTCCTTACTTCAGAATGAATCCACAAATGAACAGTTACAGATACACTATAAG GTTTGCTATGCACGTGTCCTTGATTACAGAAGGAAATTCATTGAGGCTGCCCAGAGGTACAATGAGCTCTCTTACAAGACAATAGTCCACGAAAGTGAGAGACTAGAGGCCTTAAAGCATGCACTGCACTGCACCATCTTAGCATCAGCAG GACAGCAGCGCTCTCGGATGCTGGCTACTCTTTTTAAGGATGAAAGGTGCCAGCAACTAGCTGCATATGGGATCCTAGAGAAGATGTACCTAGACAGAATCATCAGAGGGAACCAGCTTCAAGAATTTGCTGCAATGCTGATGCCACACCAAAAAGCAACGACAGCTGATG gTTCCAGCATCTTGGACAGAGCGGTTATTGAGCATAATTTGTTGTCAGCAAGCAAATTATATAACAACATCACCTTTGAAGAACTTGGAGCTCTTTTAGAGATCCCTGCAGCTAag CACGAGAAGCCCTGCCAACATGGGACAAGCAGATCCAGTCACTTTGTTTCCAAGTAA
- the Cops4 gene encoding COP9 signalosome complex subunit 4 isoform X1, translating to MAAAVRQDLAQLMNSSGSHKDLAGKYRQILEKAIQLSGTEQLEALKAFVEAMVNENVSLVISRQLLTDFCTHLPNLPDSTAKGVYHFTLEKVQPRVISFEEQVASIRQHLASIYEKEEDWRNAAQVLVGIPLETGQKQYNVDYKLETYLKIARLYLEDDDPVQAEAYINRASLLQNESTNEQLQIHYKVCYARVLDYRRKFIEAAQRYNELSYKTIVHESERLEALKHALHCTILASAGQQRSRMLATLFKDERCQQLAAYGILEKMYLDRIIRGNQLQEFAAMLMPHQKATTADGSSILDRAVIEHNLLSASKLYNNITFEELGALLEIPAAKAEKIASQMITEGRMNGFIDQIDGIVHFETREALPTWDKQIQSLCFQVNNLLEKISQTAPEWTAQAMEAQMAQ from the exons ATATCGTCAGATTCTGGAAAAAGCCATTCAGTTATCTGggacagaacaactagaagcaTTGAAAGCTTTTGTGGAAGCGA TGGTGAATGAGAACGTCAGCCTTGTGATCTCACGGCAGCTGCTGACAGATTTCTGCACACACCTCCCTAACCTGCCAGACAGCACAGCCAAGGGGGTCTACCACTTCACCTTGGAGAAGGTCCAGCCTCGGGTCATTTCCTTTGAAGAGCAG GTTGCTTCCATAAGACAGCATCTGGCATCTATttatgagaaggaagaagactgGAGAAATGCAGCCCAAGTGTTGGTGGGGATTCCTCTGGAAACAGGACAAAA ACAGTACAACGTAGATTATAAGCTGGAGACTTACCTGAAGATCGCAAGGCTATACCTGGAGGATGATGATCCCGTCCAGGCCGAGGCTTACATAAACCGAGCGTCCTTACTTCAGAATGAATCCACAAATGAACAGTTACAGATACACTATAAG GTTTGCTATGCACGTGTCCTTGATTACAGAAGGAAATTCATTGAGGCTGCCCAGAGGTACAATGAGCTCTCTTACAAGACAATAGTCCACGAAAGTGAGAGACTAGAGGCCTTAAAGCATGCACTGCACTGCACCATCTTAGCATCAGCAG GACAGCAGCGCTCTCGGATGCTGGCTACTCTTTTTAAGGATGAAAGGTGCCAGCAACTAGCTGCATATGGGATCCTAGAGAAGATGTACCTAGACAGAATCATCAGAGGGAACCAGCTTCAAGAATTTGCTGCAATGCTGATGCCACACCAAAAAGCAACGACAGCTGATG gTTCCAGCATCTTGGACAGAGCGGTTATTGAGCATAATTTGTTGTCAGCAAGCAAATTATATAACAACATCACCTTTGAAGAACTTGGAGCTCTTTTAGAGATCCCTGCAGCTAag gcaGAAAAGATAGCATCTCAGATGATAACGGAAGGACGCATGAATGGGTTTATTGACCAGATCGATGGAATAGTTCATTTTGAAA CACGAGAAGCCCTGCCAACATGGGACAAGCAGATCCAGTCACTTTGTTTCCAAGTAAATAACCTTCTGGAGAAAATTAGTCAGACAGCCCCAGAGTGGACAGCACAAGCCATGGAAGCGCAGATGGCCCAGTGA